One window of the Methanomassiliicoccaceae archaeon DOK genome contains the following:
- the ribB gene encoding 3,4-dihydroxy-2-butanone-4-phosphate synthase — protein sequence MSGFERALDDIRAGRPVLVYDFDDRERETDMTVASQFVTASTLRTMRHDAGGLVCTTTPGRLAEEIGLPFMSDVFWDDVERYPLLKAMAPTDIPYDRTKSSFGITINHRDTYTGITDDDRALTITQYAETIFQDAPVEEIRRQMGERFRAPGHVHLLNTTDRILVDRRGHTELCTAMMYMAGVKPSATICEMMGDDGGAMPRERVEEYAAERGLSFITGTEILDRWEAFRSERGEDL from the coding sequence ATGAGCGGATTCGAAAGGGCGCTTGATGACATCAGGGCCGGCAGGCCCGTCCTCGTCTACGACTTCGACGACAGGGAGCGGGAGACCGACATGACGGTCGCATCCCAGTTCGTGACCGCGTCCACGCTCAGGACGATGAGGCACGATGCGGGCGGTCTCGTCTGCACGACCACGCCCGGGAGGCTCGCCGAGGAGATCGGACTCCCATTCATGTCGGACGTCTTCTGGGACGACGTGGAGAGGTACCCACTCCTGAAGGCCATGGCCCCCACGGACATCCCGTACGACAGGACGAAGTCCTCCTTCGGCATCACGATCAACCACCGCGACACGTACACCGGCATCACCGACGACGACCGCGCGCTGACCATCACCCAGTACGCCGAGACCATCTTCCAGGACGCACCCGTGGAGGAGATCCGCAGGCAGATGGGCGAGAGGTTCAGGGCGCCGGGGCACGTACACCTCCTCAACACCACGGACAGGATCCTGGTGGACAGGAGGGGCCACACCGAGCTCTGCACCGCCATGATGTACATGGCAGGCGTGAAGCCCTCGGCCACCATCTGCGAGATGATGGGCGACGACGGCGGGGCGATGCCGCGCGAGAGGGTCGAGGAGTACGCCGCGGAGAGGGGCCTGAGCTTCATCACCGGGACGGAGATCCTGGACAGGTGGGAGGCCTTCAGGTCCGAGCGCGGGGAGGACCTCTGA
- a CDS encoding adenylyltransferase/cytidyltransferase family protein — protein MTRVMASGVFDIIHPGHISYLEQARSYGDELVVVVANDDTVRRSKHEPITPEAMRARIVGALKPVDRAIVGGHGDIFDTVRYVRPDVIVLGYDQKFDAQELQARLAEEGLGDIRVVRATECAEDLNATRRIISRIRSMGGAP, from the coding sequence ATGACCAGGGTCATGGCCTCCGGCGTCTTCGACATCATCCACCCCGGCCACATCTCCTATCTGGAGCAGGCACGCTCATACGGGGACGAGCTCGTGGTGGTCGTCGCCAACGACGACACCGTCCGTAGGAGCAAGCACGAGCCCATAACCCCCGAGGCCATGAGGGCCAGGATAGTGGGCGCGCTGAAGCCGGTGGACAGGGCGATCGTCGGAGGGCACGGGGACATCTTCGACACCGTGCGCTACGTGAGGCCGGACGTCATAGTCCTCGGCTACGACCAGAAGTTCGACGCGCAGGAGCTGCAGGCCCGTCTCGCAGAGGAGGGCCTCGGGGACATCAGGGTCGTGAGGGCGACGGAGTGCGCCGAGGACCTGAACGCGACACGCAGGATCATATCGAGGATCCGCAGCATGGGGGGAGCCCCGTGA
- a CDS encoding riboflavin synthase translates to MKKIGIADTTFARFDMGRSAIDQLQRTGTGFTIVRYTVPGFKDLPVACKKLIEEQGCDIVMALGMPGPMEKDKMCAHEASTGLMMAQLMTNKHIIEVFVHEDEAKDDAELAFLADSRAREHAVNVYDLLFRPESLTKRAGMGLRQGFADKGPVLQRR, encoded by the coding sequence GTGAAGAAGATAGGGATAGCAGACACGACCTTCGCCAGGTTCGACATGGGGCGCTCGGCCATCGACCAGCTCCAGAGAACCGGGACCGGGTTCACCATCGTCAGGTACACCGTCCCGGGCTTCAAGGACCTGCCCGTGGCATGCAAGAAGCTCATAGAGGAGCAGGGCTGCGACATAGTCATGGCCCTCGGCATGCCCGGACCCATGGAGAAGGACAAGATGTGCGCCCATGAGGCCTCGACGGGCCTGATGATGGCGCAGCTGATGACGAACAAACACATTATCGAGGTCTTCGTCCACGAGGACGAGGCCAAGGACGACGCCGAGCTGGCGTTCCTGGCCGACAGCCGCGCCAGGGAGCACGCGGTGAACGTCTACGACCTGCTCTTCCGTCCGGAGAGCCTGACCAAGAGGGCCGGTATGGGCCTCAGGCAGGGATTCGCGGACAAGGGGCCGGTCCTCCAGAGAAGGTGA
- a CDS encoding 6,7-dimethyl-8-ribityllumazine synthase — protein sequence MKEYKIGMVAAEFNFEVTSLMIERAKAEAEFLGVKIVKTILVPGVFEIPMAVKKMLESDDIDAVITLGAVITGETKHDEVVVAQSSRKIMDLGLEYNKPVGFGITGPGMTELQAMDRIEKGREVVDAVVKMLQRLDY from the coding sequence ATGAAGGAGTACAAGATTGGAATGGTCGCCGCCGAGTTCAACTTCGAGGTGACCTCGCTCATGATCGAGAGGGCCAAGGCGGAGGCGGAGTTCCTCGGAGTGAAGATCGTCAAGACGATCCTCGTCCCCGGGGTCTTCGAGATCCCCATGGCCGTGAAGAAGATGCTGGAGTCCGACGACATCGACGCCGTCATCACCCTCGGCGCCGTCATCACCGGCGAGACCAAGCACGACGAGGTGGTTGTCGCCCAGAGCTCGAGGAAGATCATGGACCTCGGGCTGGAGTACAACAAGCCCGTCGGATTCGGGATCACCGGACCCGGCATGACCGAGCTCCAGGCCATGGACAGGATCGAGAAGGGCCGCGAGGTCGTCGACGCCGTGGTCAAGATGCTCCAGAGGCTGGACTACTGA
- a CDS encoding aminotransferase class I/II-fold pyridoxal phosphate-dependent enzyme, whose amino-acid sequence MKTKIKASRRSMGMNYAIREVTVPAAAAAKAGKKLLDLNIGDPNKWDFETPEYFKATLRAAVDETDNGYGDSQGNLDLREAIVQREYEKHGARITSSDVYVTAGVSECINIMMGTLIEPGDEILVPGPGYPSYAQYINFYEGRTVSYRQIEEEDWRLDTDMIRKRITNRTKALIMINPNNPTGAIYDEKTVREVGDIAAEYDIPLISDEIYDKIIMEGDYFSASELPDDIPRVIFNGFSKVNLMPGWRMGYCYFMDKYGLMDEVREGMMKQFRARICANVPCQAAAKASLQGPQDYIVDLNNKLKERAGFTYKRLNEIDRISTRKAKGAFYMFPKIDLQGTKWKTDKDFVLDLIAQEGVVVVHGSGFDPEFGSGHFRTITLPPMEVLEEAYDKIERFIKHNTA is encoded by the coding sequence ATGAAGACTAAGATCAAGGCATCCAGAAGGTCGATGGGAATGAACTACGCTATCCGTGAGGTCACGGTTCCCGCCGCCGCTGCCGCCAAAGCAGGTAAGAAGCTCCTTGATCTCAACATCGGGGACCCCAACAAGTGGGACTTCGAGACCCCCGAGTACTTCAAGGCGACGCTCAGGGCGGCCGTCGACGAGACCGACAACGGCTACGGGGACTCGCAGGGAAACCTGGACCTCCGCGAGGCCATCGTCCAGAGGGAGTACGAGAAGCACGGCGCACGCATCACGTCATCCGACGTCTACGTCACCGCGGGCGTGAGCGAGTGCATCAACATCATGATGGGAACTCTCATCGAGCCCGGTGACGAGATCCTTGTGCCCGGTCCCGGATACCCGTCGTACGCCCAGTACATCAACTTCTACGAGGGCAGGACCGTCTCCTACAGGCAGATCGAGGAGGAGGACTGGAGGCTGGACACAGACATGATCCGCAAGAGGATCACCAACAGGACCAAGGCCCTCATCATGATCAACCCCAACAACCCCACCGGGGCCATCTACGACGAGAAGACCGTGAGGGAGGTGGGCGACATCGCCGCGGAATACGACATCCCCCTGATATCCGACGAGATCTACGACAAGATCATCATGGAGGGTGATTACTTCTCCGCCTCCGAGCTTCCGGACGACATCCCGAGGGTCATATTCAACGGGTTCTCAAAGGTCAACCTGATGCCGGGCTGGAGGATGGGCTACTGCTACTTCATGGACAAGTACGGCCTCATGGACGAGGTCCGCGAGGGCATGATGAAGCAGTTCAGGGCGAGGATCTGCGCCAACGTCCCCTGCCAGGCAGCGGCCAAGGCCTCCCTCCAGGGTCCCCAGGACTACATCGTGGACCTGAACAACAAGCTGAAGGAGAGGGCGGGGTTCACCTACAAGAGGCTGAACGAGATCGACCGCATCAGCACCCGCAAGGCGAAGGGGGCGTTCTACATGTTCCCCAAGATCGACCTTCAGGGCACCAAGTGGAAGACCGACAAGGACTTCGTGCTCGACCTCATCGCCCAGGAGGGGGTTGTCGTCGTGCACGGTTCGGGATTCGACCCAGAGTTCGGAAGCGGACACTTCAGGACGATCACGCTGCCGCCCATGGAAGTGCTTGAAGAGGCCTACGACAAGATAGAGCGCTTCATCAAGCACAACACCGCTTGA